The Novosphingobium sp. G106 DNA segment GGTTCATCGGTGCCGAGACGCAATATACCTCGGAATATGAGACTGAAGTTGGCCAGGAGCGCTGGTCGCTGTTCGCCGGCCCGACGATTCATTATGGCGGCGAGAAGTTCTGGGCCACGCTCACCTGGTTTCCGCAGATCAAGGGCGGCGGCGAGCGTTACACCGGGCAGACCGACATCAATCTGCACCTGATCGAGAAGACCAAGAACGAGTTTCGACTTAAGCTTGGCATGAACTTCTGACAGGAATCCGTCATGACACGCTTCAACTGGGCTACCCTTTTCAGCATTCCGGCGATTGCCGCCTCATCGAGCGCTTTCGCCGCCGACTACCTGACGGTGGCCGAGGCACAGCACATCCTTGTCCCGCAAGCCGATGGATTCGCGGCATTCCCGGTTACACTGTCCCCGGCACAGCTTGCGCAGATCCGTCAGATCTCCGGAGTGCCTCAGCGTACAGCCCAGCCGCGCATATGGCGTGCTACCGTCGGCGGCAGACTTGCGGGCTGGGTGATCGTCGACGAGGTGATCGGCAAGCACGAATATATCACCTATGCCACGGGCATCTCTTCCGACGGCCACGTGCTGGGCATTGAAATCCTGAGCTATCGCGAGAGCAAGGGCGGGCAGGTGCGCGACGCACGGTGGCGCAACCTGTTCCGGGGAAAGACGGTGCGCGACAAGTTCAAGCTCAACCAGGACATCCCGAACATTTCCGGCGCCACTCTGTCGTCACGCAACGTCACTGACGGAGTGAAGCGCCTGCTCGCTATTCACGCCGTCGCCTTGGCCCAGGCGAGGTAAGCTTGCTTACCCGCTGCAAGCCGCTGCTCGGCACGCTCGTTGAGATCACCGTTCCAGAAGCTGCAGCAGGAGCGGTGGACGGCGCATTCGCGGTGATTGCGACAATCCATGCGCGCATGTCCTTTCATGCCGACGACAGCGACCTGGCGCTGCTCAGGAAGGCGCACCCTGGCATGACCGTCGAGGTGGCACCCGAGACCGTGGAGGTGCTGCGCATCGCTCTCGATTTCTATCGGGATTCGAACGGACTTTTCGATGTGACAATTGGCAGGGAACTGGTGCGCTCTGGATTCCTGCCTCAGCCGGAAGGTTCGATATGGTCTCGCCATCAGGGCACTTCGGCAGACATCGAGATCGTCGATGACTATAGAGTTCGTTGTCACAAGCCCATGCTGATCGATCTTGGCGGGATCGCCAAAGGGTTCGCCGTCGATCAGGCGATCGAGGCATTGCAGGCGGCAAGCGTCACCGAAGGTCTCGTAAATGCAGGTGGCGATTTGCGGATGTTCGGTGTGCGCAAATGGACAGTCGGGCTGCGCGACGGCGACGGTGCTGTGCGGACCTCGATTGCCCTAGCCGATTGCGCCATAGCCAGTTCTTCGAATTTCGGTAACCGTCGCAAGAGATTTGGCCGGCTTCAAACGCCGCACATTGGTGCCGACCGCTTACCGATAGCGATACCGGGCCGGGTCAGCGTTATTTCCGAGCGCTGCGTATTCGCCGACGCCTTGACCAAGGTGGCGATCGCTGCCCCTGACGCTGCAGAAGGAATGATGAAGCATTATGCCGGAAAGATCCTGGCGGAACCCTGTATGGGATGGGCAGCATGACGGCCCATCGCCGCACGGCTCGGCTAGCGAATTGGCAAATCTGGCTCCTCTGCCTTAGCGGAGCGGGCTTGTGGCTCAGCGGAGGGATCTGGCTGTTGCTGCATTATTTCGGCCAGCAGCAGGGAGAATTCGGCCCGGAAACAAACCCGCTTGAACCGTGGATGATGAAGCTCCACGGCTTGGTCCTGATCCCCGCGCTCCTTGGCATAGGCGGCATGTTCGTCGCACACATCCCTAAGGGTTGGGATCACGTGCATCAGCGTGTCGCGGGCATCGCTCTAGGAGCCGTCTTATCCGTCCTGATTGCGAGCGGTTACATGCTCTACTACGTCGGAGACGAAGCGCTGCGCGCATGGACTAGCCTTGCGCATTGGGGGCTGGGTATCATGCTGCCCGCTATCTTCCTGTGGCATTATCTCAATGGCCTGCTCGTGCGGCGCCGGCGGACGCGACCAAAAAGACCGGGGGCAGCGGGCGTAGAGCAGACAGCTCGATAGGTTTTCCGTCCGCGCCAAATCCCCGATACGGTTCAGTCAGTGCATAAAGAGGCGTGCTCGCCGATCTGCGATATACGACAGGCGCCATGATGCCTGAACCTGGCGTCCTTTGAGGCGATAGGTTGCTGTTGACGGATGACCTGAACGGTTGCTGTCGCGCGTGTTCAGGCGCGGGCCAATGCATTCCTGCCAGCGTGCATTGGTCATCGAACGACATAGAAAGGGATGGAACATGAGGCGGATTGTGAGCGGATTATTGGCGGGCATTGCCGGATTGAGCGCCTTCGCATCCATCCCGACTGCCGCCTTTGCCCACGAACGCGTCGTACGGGAATCTCATTCTTATTCGTACGAATCTGACGACGATGACGACAACGATGACTGGCGCGAACATCGTCGCTATCGCGACGAATATGATTACCAGGAGCCGGTTCGGTACAGCCGATCCTATTATTATGAAGCCAGTCCGCGCTACGATCGACGTTACCGTGATAACCGCTATTACCGCGGTGATTGTCGCACGAGTGGAACGACCGGGGCGATCGTCGGCGGCGCGCTCGGGGCCCTGCTCGGTCGCGGCCTGGATCGTAATGGCGACCGCGCCGTCGGCACGATCCTTGGCGCCGGCGGAGGTGCGGTCATCGGGCACGAGATAGATCGTAAGCACCGCTGTTGAGGTATGCCGCCCATTTGACTGGTAGGGGCGAAAGCAAATTCACGTCGCCCCTGCAAGGCAGGGCAGCGGTTCTTCGTCTTCGCAAGCGATGTCGGTGTCGAAGGGCCGGCCGTTTCAATCACTGCCCGGAATAGGGCGGATCAATTGGTAGTCTTAGGCCAGCCGAGCCACGCCCCGACTTTGCACTCAAACCTCGGCCAGGCAGGGTCAACGATTCAAATACGGAGCTTCCGAAGCGCGGCCCAAAGCTCCGCTAAGCGTCACAATTGCTTCGAACAGATCGCCGACGAACTCTTCTTCGACCAGCATGGACAGGGTGTGCCGGACGATCAGGGCTTCATTGCTGCGGGCATCGCTGACCAGCTGGAGAAAAATTGCCTCGTGTTCAGATACATGGTTGCAGGTAAGCTGGCAGAACTCAAAGTTTTCGAGCCCTCCGCGGTTGAACAACGCCATCATCCGAAGAAAGGGTTGAAGCGCCGCAATCATGTTCCGCCCGGCAAAGACCTTGCCGATCCCCGTGCCGGGACATGCTTTCTTCCCGACCGACACGACCCAACTGCGCATCGCCCAGATGAGCAATTGGCCTTCGTGGCTTAGTTCAGACACCGGTCGGTCAACAACAGCGTACATAATTGCGGTCTCCAGTGGGCAGGGGTCAGAGGTCGAAGCGCACGGTCGCGATGACGGTGCGCGGAGCGCCGGGGAGGTTCAGCAGCGGAGAGGTGCCGTGTCCGGATACGATGTAGCGCTTGTCGAACAGATTATAGGCGTTGAGCTGGAGGCGAGCCGGGCCCAGTTTTACCCAAGCCAGCGCGTCCACGGTCACAAAGGCGGGTAGCGTCACAGTATTGCCGGGGTTGGCAAACCGATCGCCGCCGTAGTTGCCGCCGAGGCCGATCCCGAAGCTATCGGCGAAATCCTTGCTGACGAACAGGTTGGCGCTATGCAGGGGTGTGAGCGTCGCCCGCTTGCCTTCGACCGCCTGGCCGCTCTCAACGGCCAACGAGCGCGTTATCCGTGCGTCGAGATAGGAGTAGCCGGCGATCGCGCGCCAGCCGGAGGCGAGGTCCAGGTTCGCCGAAAGCTCGAGGCCGCGCGTACGCTGCGTGCCGATCGGGATCAGCACCGTCGAGCCGGGCGCGGCCGACTTGATCCCGGTCCGCTCGAGTTCGAACAGCGACATCGTTGCATTCAATCGCCCGCCGAGCAGGGTGTACTTGGCGCCGATTTCCTTGTTGGTGGTCTTCTCGGGCTCGATGCCGGCGTTGTTCGCCGCAAGGGCAAAGCCTTCGCCCGATGGTTGGAAGGAGCGGCTCCACGAGACATAGTAGCTCTGCTTGTCGTCGGGCTGGAAGACCATGCCCGCGCGGGGGGCTCCACACCGCGTCCTTGCGGTACAGGTTGGGCAAGGCGAGGCGCTGGATCGTGCGCTGATCGAACCAGTCTCTGCGTAGTCCCACCAGTGCCTTGAAGCCGGAACCGAAGTCGATCAGGTCCTGAACATAGAGCCCCTCGTTCTTGAACTGGCCCTCGTTGTGCGTTGCCGGTGTACCGCCGAGGTCGACTGCCACGACAGGCAGGACCGGGTTGTAGAGATCGACTGTGGTAAACCCATTGCGCTCGCGCTCTCGGCAGTCAGCGGGGCAATGATGGACTTCGGAAAGCCGCTGCGCGCCTGGGCGCAGCGCCATGCCGGTTATCAGCCCCCTTTCTGGCCAAAACCGGTTCCGTTGCTGGAAAAGACCATCGGTGCGGACCGGGCGCTGGCGCTGGCAATCAATGCGCTTCCCGATGCGTCACTGACTTCGGTCAGCCTGCCGAGCCCCAAATCCCCGGTCTATCAAGTGCGCCTCCGGCGTCCCGGGGAGTGGCGAACCTGGTCTGGCAGCAGCTTTGTAGTGCTCGAAGCGGGAAGCGGCAGGATCCTTTCCACCTACGATGCGGCAAACGGGCCTTTGGCCAACAGGATACTGGACAGCGCCTTTCCTGTGCACAGCGGGGGAGGCCGCCGGGCTTCCCGGACGCATACTGGTAGCTCTCGCAGGCCTGTCTCTGCCCCTCCTCTATGCCACTGGACTCTGGGCTTGGCTTCGCCGGCGTCGCATCAACAAATCGATCAAGGCCTGCGAGGCATCTAATCCGATCAACACTGGATTTGCGGCTTAGGACTGTTCGATTGTCAGGTGGGCAATCTCGTGAACATCGGTCAGCCGCGACCGAACCTCATCTCGTTCGTCGCCGCGCAGCGAAACTATCGCCACGTGCCTCCGGGGCCGACCGCCAGACGTGCAGATCCGTCATCCGGGCTTCACTGGATGTTCGGCTGGCTCGCGGATTTCGCCCTCGATGTCGACCCGGTGGGCGTCTAGCGGAACATAAGCGGTTTCCCGCAGCGATAATTAGGATCAGATTGCGATCCACAGCTGCCCTACTTCTCGCGCGAATTGCCGCGCCGATACTGTAGGACTAGCGCCGGCAGAAATAGCAAGCTCATGATGGTCGAGGTGATTAGGCCGCCGAGAATGACCAGCGCCATCGGTCCCTGGACTTCGCGGCCCGCCTGGCCGCTCTCCAGCGCTAGGGGCAGCAGACCAAGCGCGGTGACGAGCGCGGTCATGAGGATCGGCGTCACGCGCTCCTCGGTCGCGCGAAGAACTGCTAAAATCCCGAACTCCATCCCTTCCTCTTCGACCAACTGATCGACGTGCGATACCAGTAGGATGGCATTGCGCGCGGCAATGCCAAACAGGGTGACGAACCCCACCAGCGCACCGAGTGAGAGTACGCCGCCGCTCATCCCGATCGCGGCTACGCCGCCGACCAGAGCGAACGGCGTCCCCGCCAGAATGAGAAGTGCCGGTCGCCATCCGCCAAAAGCCAGAATGAGCAGAGCAACGATGCCGATTCCCGCGATCGCAACATTGAACGCAATCTGCCGGGTTGCGGCCTTCTGTCCCTCGGCAACCCCCGAGAATGACAGCGACACGCCGGGCGGCAGCTTGACCTTGGCGGCAATTGCGGCTCGGGCGTCCCGGGCGAAACCGGCGGCATCCTTGCGAGTCGGATTGGCAGTGACGACTTGGCGGCGCTGTCCACCCTCACGGGCAATCGTGCTACGTCCCTCTTCAAGCGTGATCGAGGCTATGTCCGACAAGCGCACGGTCGAACCGTCTCCCGACCTGACGAGCAGGCGCGCGACGCTCTCCGGGTCCTGGCGCAGTTCGGGCGGCAAGACGAGCGCGACGTCAGTAACGCGGTCGGCCTCGGCAACCTCCCCAGCTATATGGCCTTGGAAGGCGATTTCGATTGCATCGTTGGCGTCCGCTGGGGTGACACCATAGGTAGCCATGCGGCGCGGATCGAGGGCGATTGCCAGTACTGGCGTTCCGGGCGGCGACTTTACCTTGACGTCGGCCGCGCCCGAGACACTAGAAATTGCCCGGGCAATATCGCTGGCCGCATGGTCGAGTGCGTCGAGATCGGGACCATAAATGCTTACGGCGAACTGCGCAGTCTCGCCACTGAGCGATTCGCCAATCCGGTCGCCAAGGAAGGTCAGGGTCGCCGATTGTAGCGCCGGATATTTGGCCAGGGTCGTCCGGATTCCATCGACTGCGCGAACCTCGCTGCCCGCGCCGCCGGGCTTTAGCTCGACATGAACCTCAGTTTGGTTCGGCGGGAACGGGTCTTCGCCCGCTTCGGCGCGGCCGATCTGCTGCTCGACTGTTGCGATTTCCGGAATGGCGAGCAGATCCTTCGACAGGTGCGTGCCAGTCTCGCGCATCCAGCCCATTGAAGCACCTACTGGCCCATTGACCTTGAGCACGTAGTGCCCCTCGCGAAAGGCAGGGAGCAGTTCGCCGCCGAAGGCCATCAGTCCGGCAATCCCGATCAGGCTGGTGACCAGCGTCGCCACCACAACGCCATGCGGCTTACCGCAGATCGCCTCCAGGCGACGGCGGTGCCAATCCTTGGCGCGAACGAGGAACGTAGGTTCGGGATGCGGCTCGGTCTTGCCGAGCAAGAGCAGCGCCAGCGCCGGAGTGATCGTTACAGCAACTGCCAGCGAGGCGAGGACCGCGAGCAGGAACGACAGCGCGAGCGGCGCGAAGAACGCGCCCTGCAAGCCGGTAAGGAAAAGAATCGGGGCGATCGTCAGGGCGAGCAGGTAGGTCGCATAGACGACCGGCGCGCGCACTTCGACCGTAGCGTCGGATATGATCCCCCGACGTCCGGCCGGCGATGCCCCGCGCAGGCGGCGGACGATGTTCTCTACGCCGACCACCGCGTCATCGACCACCACGCCGAGCGCAACGGTTAGGCCGCCCAGAGTCATGGTGTTGATCGTCTGGTCCATCGCATAGAGCACAATCAGCGCGGCGAGCAGCGACAGCGGGATCGAAACGAAGGCGATCAGCGCGACCCTTAGGTTGCGCAGAAAGGCGAACAGTACCAGCCCGATCATGGCCGCGCCAATCAGGAGATCGATCGACATTCCGTGGAGCGCGGTCTCAATGAAGTTCGCCGGGCGGTGCAACGCCGGGTAGACCCGAATGCCCTGTGCCGCGAACACGGGTTTCATGTCGGCAAGGGTTGCCTCGACCGCGCGGGTCGCTTCGAGCGTGTTGGCGCCGTATTGGCTCGACAGAGAAACGAGGACGCCGGGCCGCCCCATCACAAGCGCATCGCCGAACTGCGGTCCGGCGGCGAGTGTTACGTCGGCAAGGTCGCGCAAAGCGATCGAACCGCCGCTGCCGGCCGGGATCAGCGCGGAGCCCAGCGTTGACGCGTCGATCATGCCGTTTGTCGGGCGAACGAGAATGCGCTGATTGGCTGTCTCAGTGAAGCCGCCGCCGCGTACCGCGGTCAGCGCAGCGATGGCGTTGGAGACTTCAGCAAGTGAGACTTGGCGGGCAGCAAGCTCGGCCGGACGAAGTCGCACCTCGAAGCGCGATCCCGCCGAACCATAGACTGTGGCCCCGGCGACGCCTCGTGTCGCCAGAAGGCGCGGGCGCACGGTCCAGTCGGCGAATGCGCGCAACTGACGTGGATCGAGTTTGTCGCTGACCAAGCCGATCTTGATGAGGTCCATGGTCGAGGAGGTGAGGGGCGAAAGCCTTGGCGCTGCCACCCCTGTGGGTAGCGAGCCGGTCGTGCCTGCCAGCGCCTCGGCGATCACCTGTCGCGCGCGCAGCGGATCCGAGCCTTCGCTGAAGATGACGCGGATCACCGAGA contains these protein-coding regions:
- a CDS encoding FAD:protein FMN transferase, which codes for MLTRCKPLLGTLVEITVPEAAAGAVDGAFAVIATIHARMSFHADDSDLALLRKAHPGMTVEVAPETVEVLRIALDFYRDSNGLFDVTIGRELVRSGFLPQPEGSIWSRHQGTSADIEIVDDYRVRCHKPMLIDLGGIAKGFAVDQAIEALQAASVTEGLVNAGGDLRMFGVRKWTVGLRDGDGAVRTSIALADCAIASSSNFGNRRKRFGRLQTPHIGADRLPIAIPGRVSVISERCVFADALTKVAIAAPDAAEGMMKHYAGKILAEPCMGWAA
- a CDS encoding FMN-binding protein, encoding MTRFNWATLFSIPAIAASSSAFAADYLTVAEAQHILVPQADGFAAFPVTLSPAQLAQIRQISGVPQRTAQPRIWRATVGGRLAGWVIVDEVIGKHEYITYATGISSDGHVLGIEILSYRESKGGQVRDARWRNLFRGKTVRDKFKLNQDIPNISGATLSSRNVTDGVKRLLAIHAVALAQAR
- a CDS encoding glycine zipper 2TM domain-containing protein is translated as MRRIVSGLLAGIAGLSAFASIPTAAFAHERVVRESHSYSYESDDDDDNDDWREHRRYRDEYDYQEPVRYSRSYYYEASPRYDRRYRDNRYYRGDCRTSGTTGAIVGGALGALLGRGLDRNGDRAVGTILGAGGGAVIGHEIDRKHRC
- a CDS encoding TonB-dependent receptor domain-containing protein is translated as MVFQPDDKQSYYVSWSRSFQPSGEGFALAANNAGIEPEKTTNKEIGAKYTLLGGRLNATMSLFELERTGIKSAAPGSTVLIPIGTQRTRGLELSANLDLASGWRAIAGYSYLDARITRSLAVESGQAVEGKRATLTPLHSANLFVSKDFADSFGIGLGGNYGGDRFANPGNTVTLPAFVTVDALAWVKLGPARLQLNAYNLFDKRYIVSGHGTSPLLNLPGAPRTVIATVRFDL
- a CDS encoding PepSY domain-containing protein — protein: MRQTGLWPTGYWTAPFLCTAGEAAGLPGRILVALAGLSLPLLYATGLWAWLRRRRINKSIKACEASNPINTGFAA
- a CDS encoding efflux RND transporter permease subunit — translated: MLDGLVRWCLLYPWMVVCAGLLLLVFGVVVVERASYDVFPEFVPAQVTVQTEAPGLVAEQVEALVTRPLENAINGANGVEAVRSDSAQGLSVIRVIFSEGSDPLRARQVIAEALAGTTGSLPTGVAAPRLSPLTSSTMDLIKIGLVSDKLDPRQLRAFADWTVRPRLLATRGVAGATVYGSAGSRFEVRLRPAELAARQVSLAEVSNAIAALTAVRGGGFTETANQRILVRPTNGMIDASTLGSALIPAGSGGSIALRDLADVTLAAGPQFGDALVMGRPGVLVSLSSQYGANTLEATRAVEATLADMKPVFAAQGIRVYPALHRPANFIETALHGMSIDLLIGAAMIGLVLFAFLRNLRVALIAFVSIPLSLLAALIVLYAMDQTINTMTLGGLTVALGVVVDDAVVGVENIVRRLRGASPAGRRGIISDATVEVRAPVVYATYLLALTIAPILFLTGLQGAFFAPLALSFLLAVLASLAVAVTITPALALLLLGKTEPHPEPTFLVRAKDWHRRRLEAICGKPHGVVVATLVTSLIGIAGLMAFGGELLPAFREGHYVLKVNGPVGASMGWMRETGTHLSKDLLAIPEIATVEQQIGRAEAGEDPFPPNQTEVHVELKPGGAGSEVRAVDGIRTTLAKYPALQSATLTFLGDRIGESLSGETAQFAVSIYGPDLDALDHAASDIARAISSVSGAADVKVKSPPGTPVLAIALDPRRMATYGVTPADANDAIEIAFQGHIAGEVAEADRVTDVALVLPPELRQDPESVARLLVRSGDGSTVRLSDIASITLEEGRSTIAREGGQRRQVVTANPTRKDAAGFARDARAAIAAKVKLPPGVSLSFSGVAEGQKAATRQIAFNVAIAGIGIVALLILAFGGWRPALLILAGTPFALVGGVAAIGMSGGVLSLGALVGFVTLFGIAARNAILLVSHVDQLVEEEGMEFGILAVLRATEERVTPILMTALVTALGLLPLALESGQAGREVQGPMALVILGGLITSTIMSLLFLPALVLQYRRGNSREK